A single Saccharolobus shibatae B12 DNA region contains:
- a CDS encoding AMP-binding protein — translation MQEGFTVFSLLKRAVTIAPDKEIVDPFRNVRLSYKETYERIIGISNSMLSIGISKGSIIGVADYNTLKFVELLFASSLIGTIIYPVNVRLPYDQLLYTINHAKVEWLFSSKDFISLFKDFTKEKIISIDSNDTKITYDDLVNRKLVKEPEIYVKGSDPYSILFTSGTTGLPKAVMYTNDKTVHGAIGMVHQLSLYNSPSSLKNNDVILGLIPFYHLWSWGSLFHATYLGAKYVTSGKFEPIKTLEIIEKEKVTWFNTVPTIMYMLLSVAKQGQLNGLKALIGGSPISSNLAKKLKESGVSFASIYGGTDMLAISITIIPANINIQNIEDYARVYTHPLPFVELKVVKPDGKEAKVGEIGHLWVKTPWLPGEYLDDPENTKSSYEDGWFKTGDIAMIIDEYHTVRILDREKDLIKSGGEWIIPSIIESIISEVSGVDLVAVIGRRDEKWGERPIALVKGNGSNLKENIIGRLRSASTQGLIPKWWIPDDIVIVNDLPLTSTGKVNKKVLKERIE, via the coding sequence ATGCAAGAGGGCTTTACCGTATTCTCGCTTCTTAAAAGGGCTGTAACTATAGCACCAGATAAGGAAATAGTAGATCCTTTTCGCAATGTTAGACTGTCATATAAAGAGACTTATGAAAGAATAATAGGTATATCTAACTCAATGCTATCGATTGGGATATCTAAGGGAAGTATAATAGGAGTTGCAGATTATAATACCCTTAAATTCGTTGAGCTACTATTCGCCTCTAGCTTAATAGGTACAATAATATATCCGGTTAACGTCAGACTACCCTATGATCAATTACTTTATACAATTAATCACGCTAAGGTAGAATGGTTATTCTCTTCAAAAGATTTTATATCCTTATTTAAGGACTTCACTAAGGAGAAAATTATTAGCATAGATTCCAATGATACTAAGATAACATATGATGATTTGGTAAATAGAAAACTAGTTAAAGAACCCGAAATTTACGTTAAAGGAAGTGATCCATACTCCATCTTATTTACGTCAGGTACAACAGGATTACCTAAAGCGGTTATGTACACTAATGATAAAACGGTTCATGGAGCAATAGGTATGGTGCACCAGCTATCACTTTACAATAGCCCTTCTTCACTGAAGAATAACGATGTCATATTAGGTCTTATACCATTTTATCATTTATGGTCATGGGGCTCACTATTTCACGCTACTTACCTTGGCGCTAAATATGTTACAAGTGGAAAATTTGAGCCAATAAAAACATTGGAAATAATAGAAAAGGAAAAGGTAACTTGGTTTAACACTGTGCCTACAATAATGTATATGCTACTAAGCGTAGCTAAACAAGGGCAACTAAATGGTTTAAAGGCTTTGATAGGTGGTTCTCCAATATCATCCAATCTAGCTAAGAAGTTAAAAGAGAGTGGAGTATCTTTTGCATCAATATATGGTGGAACAGATATGTTAGCAATTTCAATTACTATCATTCCTGCAAATATAAATATACAAAATATCGAAGATTACGCGAGAGTATATACTCATCCTCTTCCCTTCGTGGAATTGAAAGTAGTTAAGCCAGACGGTAAAGAGGCTAAAGTAGGAGAGATAGGACATTTATGGGTTAAAACACCTTGGCTACCGGGTGAGTATCTTGACGATCCTGAGAATACTAAATCTTCATACGAGGATGGTTGGTTCAAAACTGGAGATATAGCTATGATTATAGATGAGTACCATACTGTAAGAATCTTGGATAGGGAGAAGGACTTAATAAAGAGTGGAGGAGAGTGGATAATACCTAGTATAATTGAATCAATAATATCTGAAGTAAGTGGAGTAGATCTAGTTGCTGTAATAGGTAGAAGAGATGAAAAATGGGGAGAAAGACCTATAGCTCTAGTTAAAGGAAATGGATCAAATTTAAAAGAAAACATAATCGGCCGTTTAAGAAGTGCTTCAACTCAAGGTTTGATACCAAAATGGTGGATTCCAGATGATATAGTTATTGTAAATGATTTACCACTAACCAGCACTGGAAAGGTTAACAAAAAAGTTTTAAAAGAGAGAATTGAATGA